A window of Hydrogenophilus thermoluteolus genomic DNA:
ATCACCACACCTGGACTATGACACGCTGCGGCAGGCAGTAATCCATTACCGCCGCCAAGGGTTCGAGATCGCGATCGACGACTTGGGCGAAGGGTACGCGTCGCTTCGTGTCTGGTCGGAAATCCGTCCCGACTATGTCAAACTCGATCGCCACTTCGTCCACCAAGCGGTAACGGACGGCGCTGTCCGCCGCTTTCTGGAAGCCGTCGTGATGCTGAGCCAGACCACCGGAAGCCGCATCGTCGCAGAAGGGGTGGAAAAAGTGGCGGAATGGCATTTGGTGCAGCAGTTGGGCTTCGACTTCGTCCAAGGTTTTCTGTTCGCGCCACCACAACAAACGCTGATTCATTCGCTACCCGAGGAAAAACGGCGGCAATGGCTCCAAACACGGAACGCGCCGGTGCACACGAACGCGCACACCCGGAACGTGGCTTCGCTCGCACTCGCAATCCCGCCAGCAACGCTCGAAACGAACAACGAAACGATCTATGCCCGTTTCACCGCCGATCCGGATTTGAGCGCAATCCCGGTAGTCGATACGGACGAACGTCCCCTGGGTCTCATTTTCCGCCACCCGTTCCTGGAAGATTTCGCCCGTCCCTACCGCCACGAACTCTTTGGCCGCAAATCGTGTCAGCACTACCTGAGCAAAGCGTTTGCGATCCGCTCCGACGCGACCATCCACGAACTCTCCCAGCAGCTGCAAACGCTCGCGCTCACCGAGCTGGGGCGACCGTTCCTCGTCGTCGGCGAAAGCGGCAAATACCTGGGGCTTGGCGACGGGCAGGCGCTGTTGCGCACCTTGGTGGAGCTGCAACTCGAAGCAGCACGGTACGCCAACCCGCTCACCGGCCTTCCCGGAAACTTGCCGATCAACGACCGCATCCAAAGCCTACTCACACAGCAACTGCCGTTTGTCGTCGCCTACGTCGACATCGCCCACTTCAAAGCGTACAACGATCTCTATGGATTCGAGCGCGGCGACGAACTGATTCGGCTGGTTGCGGAACTCCTGAAGCGCCACGTCACCCATCCGGAAGACTTCATTGGCCACATCGGCGGCGACGACTTCATCGTCCTCTTTCGCGATCCCGCGTGGCAAGAACGGATCACAGCGCTCTTTTCCGCTTACACCGCCGCGCTTCCCAGTTTCTACAGCAGCGACGACTGGCAGCGCGGCGGCATCGAAGCAGAAGATCGCCGTGGCAACGTGGTCTTTCACCCCCTTTCCGC
This region includes:
- a CDS encoding bifunctional diguanylate cyclase/phosphodiesterase; this translates as MNAIHYTSHIRNDDTSDWRLTLDDILCRRALVAHFQPIWRARDLTCYGWEALIRGPQDSPLARPDALFSAARAAQRIAELDYACREAAIAAYAHQIANGAPQKLFLNVEPLAFIQGAQKGWTRHLLTAHGMAPSQVVIEITEASPHLDYDTLRQAVIHYRRQGFEIAIDDLGEGYASLRVWSEIRPDYVKLDRHFVHQAVTDGAVRRFLEAVVMLSQTTGSRIVAEGVEKVAEWHLVQQLGFDFVQGFLFAPPQQTLIHSLPEEKRRQWLQTRNAPVHTNAHTRNVASLALAIPPATLETNNETIYARFTADPDLSAIPVVDTDERPLGLIFRHPFLEDFARPYRHELFGRKSCQHYLSKAFAIRSDATIHELSQQLQTLALTELGRPFLVVGESGKYLGLGDGQALLRTLVELQLEAARYANPLTGLPGNLPINDRIQSLLTQQLPFVVAYVDIAHFKAYNDLYGFERGDELIRLVAELLKRHVTHPEDFIGHIGGDDFIVLFRDPAWQERITALFSAYTAALPSFYSSDDWQRGGIEAEDRRGNVVFHPLSALTVGALPVLPQQFDSYRAVAAAAAEVKKLAKKLSADQTKRGIVPANALFTERRQPPAPSAPL